The following coding sequences lie in one Pseudomonas sp. SL4(2022) genomic window:
- the tsaA gene encoding tRNA (N6-threonylcarbamoyladenosine(37)-N6)-methyltransferase TrmO, with amino-acid sequence MSYSVSPIGFVHSCFKEKFAIPRQPQLAPAARGVLELVAPFDNGDAVQGLEQVSHVWLLFLFHQALEDKPRLKVRPPRLGGNQSAGVFSTRATHRPNGIGQSVVKLERVDAGKLWLSGIDLLDGTPVLDIKPYVPYADSVAGAYNRIADSAPALIDVSWQNSALTQAHAHGQRLDEPLVELIEQCLAQDPRPAYQQPSPERRYGVRFWDVEVRWHYPQPGSICVLEVVPAD; translated from the coding sequence ATGTCCTACTCGGTTTCGCCCATCGGTTTTGTCCACTCCTGCTTCAAGGAGAAGTTCGCCATTCCCCGTCAGCCGCAACTGGCCCCGGCGGCCCGTGGCGTGCTGGAGTTGGTCGCCCCGTTTGATAACGGCGATGCCGTACAAGGGCTGGAGCAGGTCAGCCATGTCTGGTTGCTGTTTCTGTTCCACCAGGCGCTGGAAGACAAGCCGCGGCTCAAGGTGCGCCCACCGCGCCTGGGCGGCAATCAATCGGCCGGTGTGTTCAGCACTCGCGCCACCCACCGACCGAACGGCATCGGCCAGTCGGTGGTCAAGCTGGAGCGGGTCGACGCCGGCAAACTGTGGCTGTCCGGCATCGACCTGCTCGACGGTACCCCGGTGCTGGATATCAAACCCTACGTGCCCTATGCCGACAGTGTCGCCGGGGCCTACAACCGCATCGCCGACAGTGCGCCGGCGCTGATCGACGTCAGCTGGCAGAACAGCGCGCTGACCCAAGCCCATGCGCATGGACAACGCCTGGATGAACCGCTGGTCGAGCTGATCGAGCAGTGCCTGGCCCAGGACCCGCGCCCGGCCTATCAGCAGCCCAGTCCCGAGCGCCGTTACGGTGTGCGCTTCTGGGATGTCGAAGTGCGCTGGCACTACCCACAGCCTGGCAGCATCTGCGTGCTGGAGGTCGTGCCGGCCGATTGA
- a CDS encoding DUF1456 family protein, with the protein MLNNDILRSLRYTLDISDAELVEIIQLSGKQTALDDLAAMLKKEDEDGFTPCDDELMAHFLDGLVYFKRGKDDSRPAQPFELPITNNMVLKKLRVAFELKEDDMHAIMQSVDFPVSKPEMSALFRKFGHSNYRTCGDQFLRNFLKGLTLRVRG; encoded by the coding sequence ATGCTCAACAACGACATCCTGCGCAGCCTGCGCTACACCCTCGACATCAGCGACGCAGAACTGGTCGAGATCATCCAGCTCAGCGGCAAGCAGACCGCCCTCGACGACCTCGCAGCGATGCTCAAGAAAGAGGATGAAGACGGCTTTACCCCTTGCGACGACGAACTGATGGCGCACTTCCTCGATGGCCTGGTGTACTTCAAGCGCGGCAAGGATGACAGCCGCCCGGCGCAACCGTTTGAGCTGCCGATCACCAACAATATGGTGCTGAAAAAGCTACGGGTGGCCTTCGAGCTGAAGGAAGACGATATGCACGCGATCATGCAGAGCGTTGACTTCCCGGTGTCCAAGCCGGAAATGAGCGCCCTGTTTCGCAAGTTCGGCCACAGCAACTACCGCACCTGCGGTGATCAGTTCCTGCGTAACTTCCTTAAGGGGTTGACCCTGCGCGTTCGCGGCTGA
- a CDS encoding rRNA pseudouridine synthase, with product MTDPIRLSKRLIEVIGCSRREAELYIEGGWVTVDGVVVEEPQFKVTEQRVELLPDAVLTPVEPVTLLLHVPSGHNPERAAESISPATHWADDGSAVRVLKSHFNRLTPCIPLQAGADGLHVLTQDWRIERKLKEDLSKLEQEYVVEVIGTLSASQLKRLAHGLTFNGVALPPCKVSWQNETRLRFALKNPLPGQIVFMCNSVDLKVLGMKRIRIGGVPMAKVQPGQWRYLAAKERF from the coding sequence ATGACCGACCCCATTCGCCTGTCCAAACGCCTGATCGAAGTGATCGGCTGCTCTCGCCGCGAGGCGGAGCTGTATATCGAAGGCGGCTGGGTCACGGTGGATGGCGTGGTGGTGGAAGAACCGCAATTCAAGGTAACCGAGCAGCGTGTCGAGTTGCTGCCTGATGCAGTTCTAACGCCAGTTGAACCCGTCACCCTGCTGCTGCATGTGCCCAGCGGACACAACCCAGAGCGAGCCGCCGAAAGCATCAGCCCAGCTACTCACTGGGCTGACGATGGTTCAGCCGTCCGCGTGCTGAAAAGCCACTTCAATCGACTTACGCCCTGCATTCCACTGCAAGCCGGTGCCGATGGCCTGCATGTGCTGACCCAGGACTGGCGCATTGAGCGCAAGCTCAAGGAAGACCTGAGTAAGCTCGAACAGGAGTACGTGGTCGAAGTCATCGGCACCTTGAGCGCCAGCCAACTCAAGCGCCTGGCTCACGGCCTGACCTTCAACGGCGTAGCCTTGCCGCCCTGCAAAGTCAGCTGGCAGAACGAAACCCGCTTGCGCTTCGCCTTGAAGAACCCGCTTCCCGGCCAGATCGTCTTTATGTGCAACAGCGTCGACCTCAAGGTGCTGGGCATGAAGCGTATCCGTATCGGTGGCGTGCCGATGGCCAAGGTCCAGCCGGGACAGTGGCGCTACCTGGCCGCGAAAGAGCGCTTCTAA
- a CDS encoding VOC family protein: protein MLERPGHLNGLRHIALLVPNLEACERFYVDILGMQVLHRANEDLVYLTCGNDNLSLGRACMPSSGEQAVDHYGFIVDSIDELHAWYAYFKEQGVPLLDRPFAHGDGAHSFHLLDPAGNKVQPIYHPAVSGQRFSQAG from the coding sequence ATGCTCGAGCGTCCCGGTCACCTTAACGGCTTACGCCATATCGCCCTGCTGGTGCCTAACCTGGAAGCCTGCGAACGCTTCTACGTGGACATTCTCGGCATGCAGGTACTACACCGCGCCAATGAAGACCTGGTCTACCTGACCTGTGGCAACGACAACCTCTCTCTGGGCCGCGCCTGTATGCCCAGCAGCGGTGAGCAGGCGGTGGATCACTACGGTTTTATCGTCGACAGCATCGATGAGCTGCACGCCTGGTATGCCTACTTCAAGGAACAAGGCGTCCCCCTGCTTGACCGCCCCTTTGCCCACGGTGACGGCGCACACAGCTTCCACCTGCTCGACCCAGCCGGCAACAAGGTGCAGCCGATCTACCACCCCGCTGTTTCCGGGCAACGCTTCAGTCAGGCTGGTTAG
- a CDS encoding SDR family oxidoreductase, with amino-acid sequence MHPYFSLQGRTALVTGGTRGIGKMIAKAFVEAGATVYVCARDGEACAQTAAELSAFGSCHGIAANLASEEGVQVLAEQLAGQIGSLDILVNNAGTTWGAPLESYPAKGWEKVMQLNVTSVFSCIQQLLPLLRKAGSTANPARVINIGSVAGITSHGEDAYAYGPSKAALHQLSRMLARELVGQFINVNVIAPGRFPSKMTQFIAQDEAAMAEDCALIPMQRWGREEEMAALAISLASTAGAYITGAIIPIDGGFHL; translated from the coding sequence ATGCACCCCTACTTCAGCCTGCAAGGCCGCACCGCCCTGGTTACCGGTGGCACCCGCGGCATCGGCAAGATGATCGCCAAAGCTTTTGTCGAAGCTGGCGCCACGGTCTACGTCTGCGCCCGTGATGGCGAAGCCTGCGCACAAACCGCTGCCGAACTGTCGGCCTTCGGCAGCTGTCATGGCATTGCCGCCAACCTGGCCAGCGAGGAAGGTGTACAGGTGCTGGCCGAGCAACTGGCTGGGCAAATCGGCAGCCTGGATATTCTGGTGAATAACGCCGGCACCACCTGGGGCGCACCGCTGGAGAGCTACCCGGCCAAGGGCTGGGAGAAGGTCATGCAGCTCAATGTGACCTCGGTGTTCAGCTGCATCCAGCAATTGCTGCCGCTGCTGCGCAAGGCCGGCAGTACGGCGAATCCGGCACGGGTGATCAATATCGGTTCGGTGGCCGGGATCACCTCGCACGGTGAAGACGCCTATGCCTACGGCCCGAGCAAGGCCGCGCTGCATCAGCTTTCACGCATGCTCGCCCGCGAACTGGTCGGCCAATTTATCAACGTCAACGTCATCGCTCCGGGGCGCTTCCCGAGCAAGATGACCCAGTTCATTGCCCAGGATGAGGCGGCCATGGCGGAAGACTGCGCGCTGATCCCCATGCAGCGCTGGGGCCGCGAAGAAGAAATGGCCGCTCTGGCCATCAGCCTGGCGAGCACCGCCGGGGCTTATATAACCGGTGCGATCATCCCGATCGACGGCGGTTTCCACCTGTAA
- a CDS encoding ABC transporter ATP-binding protein: MLYFENVSTFYGKIQALHNVNVEVRQGEIVTLIGANGAGKSTLLMTLCGNPQAASGSIRYQGEELVGLDTPQIMRKSIAVVPEGRRVFSRLTVEENLVMGGFFGSKADNQEQMDKVLHLFPRLKERFAQRAGTMSGGEQQMLAIGRALMSKPTLLLLDEPSLGLAPIIIQQIFDIIEQLRKDGVTVFLVEQNANQALKLADRGYVLENGRIVMQGSGEQLLNDPKVRDAYLGG; encoded by the coding sequence ATGCTGTATTTCGAGAACGTTTCCACCTTCTACGGCAAGATCCAGGCGCTGCATAACGTCAACGTCGAAGTCCGTCAGGGCGAGATCGTCACCCTGATCGGCGCCAACGGTGCCGGTAAATCGACGCTGTTGATGACCCTGTGCGGCAACCCACAGGCGGCCAGCGGCAGCATCCGTTACCAGGGTGAAGAACTGGTCGGTCTGGATACGCCGCAAATCATGCGTAAAAGCATCGCCGTGGTGCCGGAAGGCCGCCGGGTGTTCTCCCGCCTGACCGTGGAAGAAAACCTGGTGATGGGCGGCTTCTTCGGCAGCAAGGCCGACAATCAGGAGCAGATGGACAAGGTTCTACACCTGTTCCCGCGCCTGAAGGAACGCTTTGCCCAACGCGCCGGGACCATGTCCGGCGGTGAACAGCAGATGCTCGCCATCGGCCGTGCACTGATGAGCAAGCCAACCCTGCTGCTGCTCGACGAGCCGTCGCTGGGCCTGGCACCGATCATCATTCAGCAGATCTTCGACATCATCGAACAGCTGCGTAAGGATGGCGTGACGGTGTTCCTGGTCGAGCAGAACGCCAACCAGGCGCTCAAGCTGGCGGATCGCGGCTACGTACTGGAAAACGGCCGGATCGTCATGCAGGGCAGCGGCGAACAGCTGCTCAATGACCCCAAGGTGCGCGACGCCTACCTGGGCGGCTGA